A genome region from Pseudomonas sp. N3-W includes the following:
- the kdpA gene encoding potassium-transporting ATPase subunit KdpA, whose protein sequence is MTTQAWVLLGTFLLVLGLLAWPLGLWLTRVMEGRFALGARIESPLYRLAGVKPEQAMGWLQYALALILFNALGMLAVYALQRLQGVLPFNPQGFGAVTADSSFNTAVSFVTNTDWQGYSGESTMSYLTQMLALTVQNFLSAATGIVVAVALIRGFARHSANSIGNAWVDLTRITLWVLLPLSLIFALGFVSQGAIQNLEPYKDVSTLEVMHYQAPVLNAAGLPTLDAQGNPVTVAATTDKQTLAMGPVASQEAIKMLGTNGGGFFNANSAHPYENPTAFTNFMQLIAIFLIPTALCFVFGHVVGDIRQGWALLATMTIIFVIAVIAVTHYEQLGNPQFSAMGIDTAAGNMEGKELRFGISASSLFAAVTTAASCGAVNAMHDSFTPLGGAVPLILMQLGEVVFGGTGSGLYGMLVFALLAVFIAGLMIGRTPEYLGKKIEAFEMKMVAIAILMTPLLVLFGTAIAVMVEAGKLGIANPGAHGFSEILYAFTSAANNNGSAFAGLSANTPFYNTLLAIACWFGRFGVIVPVLAIAGSLAAKKRLAVTGGTMPTHGMLFVVLLIGTVLLVGLLNYVPALALGPVVEHLNMIK, encoded by the coding sequence ATGACCACTCAAGCCTGGGTGCTTCTTGGCACTTTCCTGCTGGTTCTCGGCTTGCTGGCCTGGCCGCTGGGACTGTGGCTGACTCGCGTGATGGAGGGCCGTTTTGCCTTGGGTGCGCGCATCGAATCGCCGTTGTATCGCCTGGCCGGGGTCAAGCCGGAACAGGCGATGGGCTGGCTGCAATATGCCCTGGCCCTGATCCTGTTCAACGCGCTCGGGATGCTCGCGGTCTACGCTCTGCAACGCTTGCAGGGTGTACTGCCGTTCAACCCGCAGGGCTTCGGCGCCGTGACTGCCGACTCATCGTTCAACACCGCCGTCAGCTTCGTCACCAACACCGACTGGCAAGGCTACAGCGGTGAATCGACCATGAGTTACCTGACGCAGATGCTCGCCCTGACGGTGCAGAACTTCCTGTCCGCTGCCACCGGCATCGTGGTCGCGGTGGCATTGATTCGCGGATTCGCCCGGCACAGCGCCAACAGCATCGGCAACGCCTGGGTCGACCTGACCCGCATCACCCTCTGGGTGTTGCTGCCGCTGTCGCTGATCTTTGCACTGGGCTTTGTCAGCCAGGGCGCGATCCAGAATCTGGAGCCCTATAAAGACGTCTCGACCCTGGAAGTCATGCACTACCAGGCACCGGTGCTCAATGCCGCCGGCCTGCCGACCCTGGATGCCCAGGGCAACCCGGTCACGGTCGCCGCCACCACCGACAAACAGACCCTCGCCATGGGCCCTGTGGCCTCGCAAGAGGCGATCAAGATGCTCGGCACCAACGGCGGCGGCTTCTTCAATGCCAACTCGGCGCACCCTTATGAGAACCCGACCGCGTTCACCAACTTCATGCAGCTGATCGCGATTTTCCTGATCCCGACCGCGCTGTGCTTCGTCTTCGGCCACGTCGTCGGCGACATCCGCCAGGGCTGGGCGCTGCTGGCAACGATGACGATCATCTTCGTCATCGCGGTGATCGCGGTCACCCACTACGAACAACTCGGTAACCCGCAGTTTTCCGCCATGGGCATCGATACGGCGGCGGGCAACATGGAGGGCAAGGAACTGCGCTTCGGCATCAGCGCCTCCAGCCTGTTCGCAGCGGTGACCACGGCGGCGTCCTGCGGCGCGGTCAACGCGATGCACGACTCGTTCACCCCACTGGGTGGCGCGGTGCCGCTGATCCTGATGCAGCTGGGTGAAGTGGTGTTCGGCGGCACCGGCTCCGGGCTGTACGGCATGCTCGTCTTTGCCCTGCTCGCGGTGTTCATCGCCGGGCTGATGATCGGCCGCACGCCGGAATACCTGGGCAAGAAGATCGAAGCCTTCGAGATGAAAATGGTCGCTATCGCCATCCTGATGACCCCGTTGCTGGTGCTGTTCGGCACCGCCATCGCGGTCATGGTCGAGGCCGGCAAGCTGGGTATTGCCAACCCTGGCGCTCACGGCTTCTCGGAAATTCTCTATGCCTTCACCTCGGCGGCCAACAACAACGGCAGCGCCTTCGCCGGGCTGTCGGCCAACACGCCGTTCTACAACACGTTGCTGGCGATTGCCTGCTGGTTCGGCCGGTTTGGCGTCATCGTCCCGGTGCTGGCCATCGCCGGCAGCCTGGCGGCGAAGAAACGCCTGGCGGTCACCGGCGGCACCATGCCGACCCACGGCATGCTGTTCGTGGTGCTGCTGATCGGCACGGTGTTGCTGGTGGGATTGCTCAACTATGTGCCGGCGTTGGCCCTCGGGCCGGTCGTCGAACACCTCAATATGATCAAGTGA
- the kdpF gene encoding K(+)-transporting ATPase subunit F gives MTGFYLFGGIIAAGLLVYLVAALLFPEDFL, from the coding sequence ATGACAGGCTTCTATCTGTTCGGCGGCATTATCGCCGCCGGCTTGCTGGTGTATCTGGTTGCCGCGCTGCTGTTTCCGGAGGACTTCCTATGA
- a CDS encoding chorismate mutase, which translates to MFNAPCLTQRLSGIALGLFLCHAQAATTVSGADTVRPLLETLNERLNIGDLVALTKWDSGKPVQDSPREAQVIANARKLAEARKLNPDDVAQLLAAQMEANKLVQYGLLAHWQAVGKAPDTARPDLAKQIRPHLDELQDRLLLQYADFAPFRHDPNCRSWLAQARAGLARDRLHDLALIRATGELCSAAPQ; encoded by the coding sequence ATGTTCAACGCCCCATGTTTAACTCAACGGCTGAGCGGCATCGCCCTCGGCTTGTTTCTCTGTCACGCACAGGCCGCCACGACCGTCTCGGGTGCCGACACAGTCCGGCCACTGCTGGAAACTTTGAATGAACGCCTGAACATCGGCGATCTGGTGGCGCTGACCAAATGGGACAGCGGCAAACCGGTGCAGGACAGCCCGCGTGAAGCACAAGTCATCGCCAATGCCCGAAAACTGGCCGAGGCGCGCAAGCTCAATCCAGACGACGTCGCCCAACTGCTCGCCGCACAAATGGAAGCCAACAAACTGGTGCAATACGGCCTGCTGGCGCACTGGCAAGCCGTCGGCAAGGCGCCGGACACCGCACGCCCGGACCTCGCCAAACAGATCCGGCCACACCTGGATGAACTGCAAGACCGGCTGTTGCTGCAGTACGCTGACTTCGCCCCCTTCCGCCATGACCCCAACTGCCGCAGCTGGCTGGCCCAGGCACGTGCCGGCCTGGCTCGGGACCGTCTGCACGACCTGGCGTTGATCCGCGCCACCGGGGAATTGTGCAGCGCCGCACCTCAATGA
- a CDS encoding cytochrome c family protein — MKNTALTLALLLTTGLFGLQAQADGDAQAGENLFKRLCGGCHQVGSDARGGFGPQLNGVIGRKAGTTTGYQYSDAMKTSGVVWSRETLAKYVADPKSVVAGTRMIFWGISDQEKIENLLAYLQTFPAQP; from the coding sequence ATGAAAAACACCGCACTGACCCTCGCGCTCCTGCTCACCACCGGCCTGTTCGGCCTCCAGGCCCAGGCGGACGGCGATGCGCAGGCCGGCGAGAATCTGTTCAAGCGTCTGTGCGGCGGCTGCCATCAGGTCGGGAGCGATGCGCGGGGCGGTTTTGGCCCGCAGCTCAACGGTGTGATCGGGCGCAAGGCCGGGACGACCACGGGTTATCAGTACTCCGATGCGATGAAGACGTCCGGCGTGGTCTGGAGTCGGGAAACGCTGGCCAAATACGTGGCTGATCCCAAGTCGGTGGTGGCGGGTACGCGGATGATTTTCTGGGGCATCAGTGATCAGGAGAAGATCGAGAATTTGCTGGCGTATCTTCAGACATTCCCCGCACAACCCTGA
- a CDS encoding L,D-transpeptidase has product MKKLLTLLALLFPLTALAQIPASSNQLIVVTTENWSDIHGSAQRYERHGDSFQKFGEPFAVVVGKSGLAWGKGLDPVEPVEGPVKREGDGKAPAGIFKLGTAFGYATSADTRLPYLALTASSECVDDGASAHYNQLVDGAAISKDWNSSEQMRRKDDMYKNGIFIDHNTPATAGAGSCIFFHIWRSPVSPTLGCTAMEPASIARLLQWLDPRQSPLLVQMPAAQYEQLRTRWKLPAR; this is encoded by the coding sequence ATGAAAAAACTGCTCACCCTGCTGGCGCTGCTTTTCCCACTGACCGCCCTGGCGCAAATCCCCGCCAGCAGCAACCAGCTCATCGTCGTCACCACAGAAAACTGGAGCGACATCCACGGCAGCGCCCAGCGTTATGAACGCCACGGTGATTCATTTCAAAAGTTCGGCGAACCCTTTGCCGTGGTGGTCGGCAAAAGCGGCCTGGCCTGGGGCAAGGGCCTTGACCCGGTCGAACCCGTCGAAGGCCCGGTCAAACGCGAAGGCGACGGCAAGGCCCCCGCCGGCATCTTCAAACTGGGCACGGCCTTTGGTTACGCCACCAGCGCCGACACCCGCCTGCCCTACCTGGCGCTGACCGCCAGCAGCGAATGCGTCGATGACGGCGCCTCCGCTCACTACAACCAGCTGGTCGACGGCGCGGCCATCAGCAAGGACTGGAACAGCTCCGAACAGATGCGCCGCAAGGACGACATGTACAAAAACGGCATTTTCATCGACCACAATACCCCCGCCACCGCCGGTGCCGGCTCGTGCATCTTCTTCCACATCTGGCGCAGTCCTGTCTCGCCGACATTGGGCTGCACCGCGATGGAACCGGCCAGCATCGCCCGGCTGTTGCAATGGCTGGACCCGCGCCAGTCGCCGCTGCTGGTGCAAATGCCGGCCGCACAATACGAGCAGTTGCGCACCCGCTGGAAGCTGCCCGCCCGCTGA
- a CDS encoding M15 family metallopeptidase — protein MRPLSTATLLCMSLIVPSLSQAEPRPANMVYLRTVDPTIEQDIRYATAHNFTGHPLDGYEAPQCLLSLDAAQALARVQASLKAQGYGLKVFDCYRPARAVADMGRFATQPGDPRKAEFYPRVDKQDFWHLGYVAKVSNHSRGNTVDLTLIGPQGLPADTWSPAASQADCAAPYGQRWHDGAVDMGTGFDCFDERAHTDSQAITATAQQNRERLTEALKKEGFVGYSKEWWHFTYAGDGAQKAVMDFPITAP, from the coding sequence ATGCGCCCTTTATCCACCGCCACCCTGCTGTGCATGAGCCTCATCGTACCGAGCCTGAGCCAGGCCGAGCCACGGCCGGCGAACATGGTTTATCTGCGCACGGTTGACCCGACCATCGAACAGGACATCCGCTACGCCACCGCACACAACTTCACCGGCCACCCGCTGGACGGCTATGAAGCGCCGCAGTGCCTGTTGTCGCTGGACGCCGCCCAGGCGCTGGCTCGGGTGCAAGCGTCGTTGAAAGCGCAGGGCTATGGGTTGAAGGTGTTCGATTGCTACCGCCCTGCCCGCGCCGTCGCCGACATGGGGCGCTTTGCCACGCAGCCGGGAGACCCGCGCAAGGCCGAGTTCTATCCACGGGTAGACAAACAGGATTTCTGGCATTTGGGGTATGTGGCCAAAGTGTCGAATCACTCAAGGGGCAACACCGTGGACCTGACCCTGATCGGCCCCCAGGGCCTGCCTGCCGATACCTGGAGCCCAGCCGCCAGCCAGGCCGATTGCGCGGCACCGTATGGGCAGCGCTGGCACGATGGCGCGGTGGACATGGGCACCGGGTTTGATTGCTTTGATGAGCGTGCGCATACCGATAGCCAGGCGATCACTGCCACCGCTCAGCAGAACCGCGAGCGGTTGACCGAGGCGTTGAAGAAAGAGGGGTTTGTCGGGTATTCAAAGGAGTGGTGGCATTTCACTTATGCCGGGGATGGTGCACAGAAGGCAGTGATGGATTTTCCCATCACAGCACCGTAA
- the kdpB gene encoding potassium-transporting ATPase subunit KdpB encodes MTRKAFSLLDPALITPAMADSVRKLDPRIQWRNPVMFVVYIGAIITTGLWVQALSGKGEASQAFILAIALWLWFTVLFANFAEALAEGRSKAQAASLRNLKKETWAKKLLEPHYGAQWQLAQSSGLCKGDYVVVEAGDLADSVIPADGEVVEGAASVDESAITGESAPVIRESGGDFSAVTGGTRVLSDWIVIRVTTNPGETFVDRMIAMVENAKRQKTPNEIALSILLVALTVVFLGVTVTLLPFSLFGVSVAGAGTPVSITVLISLLVCLIPTTIAGLLSAVGVAGMSRMMEANVIATSGRAVEAAGDVDVLLLDKTGTITLGNRHASAFLPAPGVKEAELVDVAQLASLADETPEGRSIVVLAKQRFNLRERDIAALDAHFVHFSALTRMSGVDMGTRQLRKGAGEAIVRHVQSLGGHFPEAVQTLVEEVARRGSTPLVVADGTKVLGVIELKDIVKGGIKERFVELRRMGIKTVMVTGDNRVTAAAIAAEAGVDDFLAEATPEQKLELIRSYQAQGRLVAMTGDGTNDAPALAQADVAVAMNSGTQAAKEAGNMVDLDSNPTKLIEVVETGKQMLMTRGSLTTFSIANDIAKYFAIVPAAFVTTYPSLAALNIMGLTSPNSAVLSAVIFNALIIIFLIPLALRGVKYRPVGAALLLRRNLLIYGLGGVIVPFIGIKLIDMALTVVGLV; translated from the coding sequence ATGACTCGTAAAGCGTTCTCCTTGCTCGACCCGGCACTGATAACACCGGCCATGGCCGACTCCGTGCGCAAACTCGACCCACGTATCCAGTGGCGCAACCCGGTGATGTTCGTCGTCTACATCGGCGCGATCATCACCACCGGCCTCTGGGTCCAGGCACTCAGTGGCAAGGGCGAAGCCAGCCAGGCCTTCATCCTCGCGATTGCCTTGTGGCTGTGGTTCACCGTGCTGTTCGCCAACTTCGCCGAGGCCCTGGCCGAAGGCCGCAGCAAGGCTCAGGCCGCCTCGCTGCGCAATCTGAAGAAAGAAACCTGGGCGAAAAAACTGCTCGAACCGCACTACGGTGCGCAGTGGCAACTGGCGCAATCGAGCGGCCTGTGCAAAGGCGATTACGTGGTGGTTGAAGCCGGCGATCTCGCCGACTCGGTGATCCCCGCCGACGGCGAAGTCGTCGAAGGCGCCGCCTCGGTGGACGAGTCGGCAATTACCGGCGAATCGGCGCCAGTGATTCGCGAATCCGGCGGCGACTTCTCGGCGGTCACCGGTGGCACTCGAGTGCTGTCGGACTGGATCGTCATCCGCGTGACCACCAACCCCGGCGAAACCTTTGTCGATCGCATGATCGCCATGGTTGAGAACGCCAAGCGGCAGAAAACCCCGAACGAGATCGCCCTGTCGATCCTGCTGGTGGCGCTGACCGTGGTGTTTCTCGGCGTGACCGTGACGCTGCTGCCCTTCTCGCTGTTCGGCGTTTCCGTGGCCGGCGCCGGCACGCCGGTGTCGATCACCGTGCTGATCTCACTGCTGGTGTGCCTGATTCCCACCACCATTGCCGGCCTGCTCTCGGCCGTCGGTGTAGCGGGCATGAGCCGCATGATGGAGGCCAATGTCATCGCCACCTCGGGCCGCGCCGTGGAAGCGGCAGGCGACGTCGACGTGTTGCTGCTGGACAAGACCGGCACCATCACCCTCGGCAACCGCCACGCCTCGGCTTTCCTGCCGGCGCCGGGGGTCAAGGAAGCGGAGCTGGTGGACGTGGCACAACTCGCCTCCCTGGCCGACGAAACGCCGGAAGGCCGCAGCATCGTGGTGCTGGCCAAACAACGCTTCAACCTGCGCGAACGCGACATCGCCGCGCTCGATGCACACTTCGTGCACTTCTCCGCACTGACCCGCATGAGTGGTGTCGACATGGGCACTCGCCAGCTGCGCAAAGGCGCAGGCGAGGCGATCGTGCGCCATGTGCAAAGTCTGGGCGGACACTTTCCCGAGGCGGTGCAAACCCTCGTCGAAGAAGTCGCACGCCGGGGCAGCACACCGCTGGTAGTGGCCGATGGCACCAAAGTACTGGGGGTGATCGAACTCAAAGACATCGTCAAGGGCGGGATCAAGGAGCGTTTTGTCGAACTGCGGCGCATGGGCATCAAGACCGTCATGGTGACCGGTGACAACCGCGTCACGGCGGCGGCCATCGCTGCCGAGGCCGGTGTCGATGACTTTCTGGCCGAAGCCACACCGGAGCAGAAACTCGAACTGATCCGCAGCTACCAGGCACAAGGCCGCCTGGTGGCAATGACCGGCGACGGCACCAACGATGCTCCGGCACTGGCGCAGGCGGATGTCGCGGTGGCCATGAACTCCGGGACACAAGCGGCCAAGGAAGCCGGCAACATGGTCGACCTGGACAGCAACCCGACCAAGCTGATCGAGGTGGTGGAAACCGGCAAACAGATGCTGATGACCCGCGGTTCGCTGACCACGTTCTCGATTGCCAACGACATCGCCAAGTATTTCGCCATCGTGCCGGCGGCGTTTGTCACCACGTATCCGTCGCTTGCGGCGCTGAACATCATGGGCCTGACCAGCCCGAATTCGGCGGTGCTGTCGGCGGTGATTTTCAATGCGCTGATTATCATTTTCCTGATTCCACTGGCCCTCAGGGGCGTGAAATATCGCCCGGTCGGCGCGGCGCTGCTGTTGCGGCGCAACCTGCTGATCTACGGGTTGGGCGGGGTGATCGTTCCATTCATTGGCATCAAGTTGATCGACATGGCATTGACCGTCGTCGGTCTGGTTTAA